In the genome of Triplophysa dalaica isolate WHDGS20190420 chromosome 17, ASM1584641v1, whole genome shotgun sequence, the window ctttattttcagttaatagTCGTGTGTATTACTCTAAGCGAGTGTGTTTGCTCTGCAGGAGCTGTACAGCAGTGCTTCACAGGAGTTACACTGGTCCGTCCACGCCGCCCATCAGTGGGTTAATATGACGGATGAAACTGTGCCGTTTAACTCCACTCATACTGTAAgtgcttttaaagaaacaagCTCTCGACAGCACGTCACGGAGACTGTTCACAGAACCTGGAATACTAGAATGATGCTGATGCAGTTTTTCTGTACCCAGGGCCGGACGTGTAAACCCGCTCTAGGTCACAGTTTCGCCGCCGGAACCACAGATGGAGGAGGAGAGTTCAACTTTGTACAAGGCAAGGAGATGTGTTTCTGACATAGAAAATAGATCAGTGGTAGACGGTTGTGTGAGCAGGATCATTAGTTTGAATCCAAAGGAACATTTGGCCCCGTAGATGGACTGGTGGAGaactgtgattgtgtgttttatcatgAGCAGGGGATACGGATGGAGACCCTTTCTGGGATGGCATTAGAGACATGCTTCTTGGAGCCCCGTCCAATGAAACCAAAGCTTGTCATCAACCCAAACCCATTCTCGTGAGCACAGGAGAGGTCAGATGAGAAGCAGAGccgcttgtttttttatattaaaatcaaatccAGAATCAACCCTCATGGCCGTAAGGACTGAATGTGTAATGAATGTAGTAAGAATGACTCCTGCTTACATGTTTTTCTCTGCAGATGAATGATCCTCTGCCATGGCATCCAACTATTGTGGACGTTCAGATCATCACTATTGGCTCTTTTGCCGTCGTTGCTGTGCCTGGAGAATTCACGTGAGTTGTTGTTGATGCATAAGCTAAAGTAACCATCGGGCAACAGTGTCTTTATATCCTACCAATGCCATTCTACGCTTTCAAAACATACTGTAGTACAGTGATGGCAACAGATGTGTGTGgggtcatattttattttatgggtTATTTTATGGGTTATCTCAGGGCTTGTTTGGGTTCTATATTTTAATGCTGGGATGCGTTTGTTCTGTGATACTGAGATTCTTCTCTTTCAGGACTATGTCTGGAAGGAGGATTCGTGAGGCAgtcaaacaggtgaaaacaacaacaaatgtatCTGAAAAACTTTGTTCCTTCCTTACATACTGACAAGCCTGTCAAGTCTTAACATTTATATGAAACGATGGTTGACAGGAGCTGGATCAGGGGCCATTCACAAACACAGAGGTGGTGGTCGCGGGTCTATGCAACATCTACACCCACTACATCACCACATATGAAGAGTACCAGGTACAGTATACTGACTCTTACCAAATATTACGTATGGTCGTGTAGCACTATAACTGAATGATCACTTTATTGATATATCATGATTAGACATGTGCCGGGATTCACACTTAAGTCATTCAAGTAGCTTATCATTTTAAGGTTACAAGAATACACATTTGCTTCTTTCTCTTTTAACTGGTTTGACTTTACagctatgtgtgtgtgctgtttatATGAATGAACGAGTGACTAACGCTGAATAAAACATGCACTGATTTTGCACAACTCCTGTCACAGATCTTAAATGACTGCCAATAAGATATGTAAATCAAAAGGTAGGTTTTTATCATCTAGATTAAAACATGCCAGCCCAGAAAATACTGTCTGAAAATGATCTGATTCTTTAATATTGTGCTCTTTTGCATTAAAATCTGTTTCAAACAGCGCAGAGTTTTTATCgtttctttttagttttatttaattataacatttatttattaaagctaCATTTTTAGAATTTGTTTGTTATATGCTTTTatcattgtattatttatttgttcattttttatgctGCCATATAAGCAGCATAaaaagcatatatatatattatttttattttagtttttgtttattattattattttagtgctGTAAACTTATATCAGTGTATTTTCAATTCAACGTTTAATTTCtctgtttagtttgtgttttccaatcatttttacaccatgtctacacgacacagaaaaaacataagaacgcattattattttacattttgtccacacatTAAGAAGGCATTTGTCACTATGCGTTGCGCTTCTCGCGTCTGGTCAGGGCTATAGgccaattttttatttgaattcaataaccaaaaaagttttcaaatgtttcaaactTAAATAATCTTTCctttcacaaatgttttttattaaaattgtgtatttgtatttatttaaatgcaaaataaaataaaaggttgtCAAACTTTTTAGGAAGGCaaagaaaagttttaaaaacctGTTTTTGCAACACAATTCAGATGATGATACAGTAGCAACAAAGCTCAGAAGTTACTTTAATTATAACAATAAGAAAATTAAATATAGACACTATGATAATTGGTTCTCCAAGGCATTAATTACTTTATAGTTTTACCATGTACCATGACCATATTGTCTGACCAAAAAGAAATGCTTCATTATTTTGCATTAGTTGACGGTGATGTTTGTCTGCTTGTCTTCTGCTCTCTCAGATTCAGCGTTATGAGGGCGCGTCCACCATCTTTGGTCCTCACACTCTGTCAGCATACATCCAGCGCTACAGAGGTCTGTCCAGAGCTATAGCGCAGGTGCTGTAACGTATATTTCCTTTTCCATATGTTCTTCAACTCGAATGAACTGTCGTGATGGCTGATGTGAGTAAACACATGTTCCACAGGGAACCACGGGAGAGTTGCCCAAAGGTCCTGAGCCTCCGTTCTTCGACGAAGACAAACTCTTTAATCTGATCAAGGATCCGGTAGCAGATAGAGCGCCTGTAAACTGCACCTTTGGTGAGGTGCTCGAGCAGGTTTCCCCCGTTTATAAAGTGGTGAGTCGAAGTTAGACACAGCACATTACTGATCATTTAAATTCACCTTCTCGAATAGattttattaatatgatttCTCTCTTTCCAAGGGGGAAGTTGCCTCCGTCACGTTTGTCGCTGGAAACCCGAGACACTCTGGAGATATAGTGAGTACTTTGATAGCACGACATGTCTTGCATGAGATTCTCTTTTATGTCTGTGGTATAACTAATCTGTCATGATTGTCATATCAGAGGGATAAGACGTTAGTTACGGTGGAGAGGTTTCACAACGACATGTGGGAAATAGTTCACACAGATGCATCATGGGAAACAAGGTAATGTGTTCTCATCGCATCATACTTGAGTTTTTACTGTTGTGTCCAGAGCTGATGGTAGATCTCAATGTTTCAGATAAGAAAAATCATCATATCTCATAGCTCATATCACTGACTGTCATTTAAACACTTGTTATCTTTCTTGAACATTTTTCAAGGGTTGAATgggtgtatgtttgtatttataaagcatttatttacattaatagCCATTCTCAAATTAAGTTCATTCCACTTCAGACAGCATgactaagtgtgtgtgtgtgtgtttttgtagatTTCACTGGATTAAAGGACTTCAGGGTGTAAGTAACGCTACGGTGGAGTGGTACATCCCTCTCGCAGCAGAGATGGGCACATACAGGATTCAACACTTTGGACACTACAAACAGTCTCAGGAGAACACTACCATCATCACGCCTTATGTGGGCACTTCAGACGCTTTCAGAGTCACCAAGAGCTTTTACTACTTTTgagcacttttttatttatatactgtatagaacAGGATCTCTGAGCAGCTGAAGAAGACGGCATGTGAATGTTTGCATATTTTACACTGTTTACACAGTCAACCATTCCATTTAGTAACATGGAGAGTATATTTATGAAACGGATTGTTCTGGTCCTGGGTGCTAAaatgaacaatatattttaGTATGTAGTATGACGGTGCTCTTTCATAATGTAATTTAGGAGTTTTAACACTAGAACCGACaaactttcaaatgtttttcaaatgtatataagTGATTTTCAATCAAATCCAAGACAAGTCATTGACTTTTACTAAAATTGGGTCATTTACAATCTCCTGTTGTTAAAAATTGTTTCGATAAAAccagattaaaaatatatttatcaaaattaaaataaattgatctCATACcttttgtttacaatttttttattttatttaggtGAAACTGTGCGTTTTTTTTAGAGTGATTTagatttgaacacaaaacaacggCACAAAAACATAGTTAatgactaaaaataataatttttgtcTCTCGACATTACTTAGccatatcaaaacaatattcaTGTGTCTTGGTAAATTACCCGCTGGCGGTTTTAGGTATACAGCGAGATCTAGTGGAGTAAAGgagtactttatttaaattagcCTCAGATATGTCTCCTGTTATTGTTTAggagaaatgaaaagagaatcGAATGAGAGTGTAAGACATGTAGGTTCATGCAGATTGTAGAAGaaaaatttgatgagaaatgtttgagttcatctTGAGATCTTCAATTGACTGATTGAAGACTTGACAGacctgagctcagtttgacacatggttgacatctcttctgaaactctgatGGCAGACACAtgtcagatttctgactctttctcaggagaaatatcttaagaataaacattttaaagctgttgtttatGGTAGCGGTCTTCGCTATTGTAGTAACATTATTTACCTTGCTTCACTGGTGAATGAGacatgatttaatttaaattgacCCAAGAGCATCTGGTTTGTGCGCgttcatgtgttttggaggaggcgtggcttagGACGGCGATTCGCATGGAGTTTGGGATCATGATTGATTTCACTGCTAGTAGGCTAAAGTTCCGCCTTTAAGTAAATGTTTCATGAAATTGGTCCGggagaaataattgaaatatcTCTGTGCTTGTTCTTTCTTATGGGCAATGtgcattttaacaaacatttaattaaaatgaatatgtttcatgatgggggggcacggtggcttagtggttagcacgttagCCTCACATCttcagggttgggggttcgattcccacttccgacttgtgtgtgtggagtttgcatgttctccccgtgcctcgggggtttcctccgggtactccggtttcctccgctggtccaaagacatgcatggtaggttgattggcatctctggaaaaaattgtccgtagtgcgtgagtgaatgaatgagtgagtgtgtgtgccctgcgatgggttggcactccatccagggtgtatcctgccttgattcccgatgactcctgagataggcgcaggctccccgtgacccgaggtagttcggataagcggtagaaaatggaatggaatggaatgtttcATGATATAAAGTtaactttttataaaagcaaaggTACTCATTCAGCCATGTTAAATTGTGAATAGataatgtgaagctgacgtcacatCCTATGTTGCATGTTCCAGTggtgccgccatcttgggaggataataCGCCACTCCTCTAATTGTTTTGATCTGAAGCGttacttgtttattttatatatggtGAAATCGATAGTGAAGAACCATGGGCTATTCCTGAACGACTGTGCGcaatgctattgcagtttttaacacaacaagaccgacctaccatagtaatatttcctaatcaagcaagaaaaaaaacactgcattgaacgcactagcatccgtcctcccaagatggcgcaacattcaacacgGTGCGACGTTGATTAACAAGCTTTATAAAGTTGCTTTGTTGGCCATTACTTCACATAGAGTTGGCCATCACTTCCTCACTTGTGCCTAATGTATAATGCCAACAACTTGAATTCTTTGAAATGAATTTATTGATGGTTTGTGGATGTATTGGAATTATTTAATCTTATCTTTCACATTCTGTAGCTCTCGGCTTATTTTTTTCTCCTGATTGGTGCCTGTAGAAATCTCTCTTCAGTTTTAATGTCAATCACTGACGCAGTGAATTACTTCAAACAGTCAATGATCTAAAGACAAACAGAGCTGGACTTCAGGTATAAAAATAAGTTCTAAGTGCTACACAAACTTTAATACTGTCACCGATAAGGAATCTTATTTCACAAAAGTGTCTGTGTTTAGAAACGCTGTCATATTTTTCTCACATTCAAAAGTGTGAGATGACCAAAatcttataaaatatagaaagaaaacaaactatCTTATTAAAAACCATAAAACGGTCGGGTGGATATAAAGCATACAGCAAGGCTATAGGTTACTGTAGGGTTCTTCAGGTGGATGTTAATGTAAATACTGAAGGATCAGCTACACAACAACAAAGTGAAGTGAACTTCTGCAGGGATAGGACAGCGTATTTCATCATTTGATTGTAATGATTTAGTGTTAATACGTAATAAGTCATTCAGAGGCAGCATTAAACAGCTGAAATTCAGTCGGTCTTTTAGACATTTGACAGTGAAACTGAAAGTTGAAACAGAATTATTCTACGATTCGATCAAGTGAATTTATGGTGTGAAAATTAAACACACAGTTTTtgcctgaaaaaaaaacaaatttttgggATTGACTTATTAAACATCTATCAGACCGTCAGCTTCCTGAGTTCAAGTCAAAAGATGACTCGCATtgacacaaacatcattacaatATTGCAATATGCTCAAAAACATCCCtgctgagaaaaaaacaaattcatccCAGAAATTCTAACTGATACTGGTTATAATAGGCGTTGTAATATGGTTTTAATATGGTCTCTATTGTAATATGTTGGTTCTACTGGTGTGATGTTATCTGATCGATGGGAACCAGAACATCAATATATCTTACTGGAATAATACACattgcattttgtattttaatggtAAAAGCTATTGTTTATAATGGAACCCGCTAgaattgtttttcagcagggatgaGTCCTGATGGGAAGGAAAAGAACCATCATAAATCTATCAAACCTATAAACATGACAAGATACGCAGAACACAAACTAATAATACAAAGACTAGATGACTGACATATTAAAACACTCCGTATCCGTCCCCGCGGGTGGCCACAGCGAAGGCCGGGTAACCCTCATAGGTGGCATATGCGGTCAGATCCTGACCCAGAGAAACAGCCTGTTTCAGCGGGCCGGCAGTGCTGGCGATTGTATAACCTGCGAACATAAGGCCAACAAAACTTATATAGAAAAACTCTTTTGAGAGGCAATCTTTACATGggttcatttatttaatcaatttaactGAACGGTTTACtataaaatgtgaatgttttgtgCATTTATCCTCAACATAGGCCtaactaataaaacaaagattcaGCATTTCCTATGGTTAGCATAAATAACGTATCCTACATAATAAACTAACTTGTACTAGTTCTACTGTGTAGCTGATCTGATCAAATTCACAGTAAGATTATCAGGATTACAGTTAACATTGTGTTATAGTAAGTATCAGTACAGACCTTACATACCTGCGAAAGCAGCGGTGGAGGCGTCAGCGCCCTCTGTCTGCAGGCCGAGGATCTGCAGCGTGTGCTCGGCCGCGTGAAGCTTCGCCTCATCCATCGAAGCGCAGATCTTGGCGGGCGTGAACGGGTGTCTGATGGGGCACACAGAGAGTTAATACTCTCTGTATTATATTGGGGGAGAAATGTGTTTCGTAGGAAAAGTGACCTGGCTCTTTCTAAAACCTGCCGTCCTGTCCACCATTAACAACAGCAAGGAAATGTTTATCTTGGCTAGGATGTTATCTCAAATGTTTGTAAAGTGCGCAAGTgctcattttatattttaaatataatttaaatacaataatcTCAATCGCATCACTGTTGCATTGTGGCTATATGGGGGCGTGGCCCGCTGCTATGATGCTCTTGTGTTGTGGGAGATCATCAGGTATTGTtgtacatttattataatagtTTTTAATGCATTGATATGTGGTTTTGGATGTTCCGTATGTCACAAGTTTGAACCAGATATTTGAAACCgacaattcaaaatattaaaatagagaTGTTGAGGATGTGACGTACATATTTGGATACTGAGAAGCCAGAGCAGGGATGGTGACTTTATAAAGGAAAAGTTGCCTCTGATCTGGTCCGATAGCAGAGTGAAGCTGGTAAACCGGTTGACCCCAGTTGTTCTTTTGACAAATATCCTCCAAGATCTATAGAGACACAAAAGTTGTTTAATTTGTCAGCAAATTTTTGTTCCTTATTAAAATCCATAAATGATCTTTTCCGTGTACCTGTGGGGGGTGTTTGATGCCCTGGGGCTTCAGGGTAACAGGGGTCATGGGCGTGAGCTCCATGCCCGGAAGAAGGTCATAGAGTTTGTCATCGGGGCGTTTGTCTGTCTTGAGTTGGTACGTGGTGCACCCGTGACCTACACCTGCGTAAGCGAGGTATCCTCGCCCGCCCAAACCACGCACGCCCGCTGCCCCTACAGGTACATTCATGTAAATTTCTAGGAATGCAAGAAGGCATTAAGTCGAATCAAATCAGCAGAAATCACCCGGGTTTCAATCAAGACTCAAGAAAACTGATCATATCCATTCCAAGCCAGCACATTACAGAGATTGAATACGTTGCTCATAGATTTGTTTCTTCATAATTCACTTTTatggatttgatttgattagaTTTTTTGATCCCCATCCATTCAGAATATGATATTATTATCACCGGAACTGTAATATGCAGGCATGGACAACAACTTGAAATGCTAGATACACAAcaacttttaaaacataataaaacaaaacacagtttGTTTTGGTCATGGACACATGCAAATGCAGATGCATATGTCATATGTTATAACTGACCTAATGAAACATACCGGGTAACCAAAAAAAGGTTGTACTGTAAGTATGTTTTGCGAAGAGTTTTACtgtataaaatcattatttctgAATGTTTACAAACGTTCAACTAACGATTTAAGAATAGTGTTTTAAAccaatgtttttataacgtttttaaaatgtttagcgATGACAAACATTGATAAAATGCCCTTTTAAAGTTACTGCAAGAATGTTTCATAGAACGTAAGCCGAAGGTCGAAAAAACGTTCCCTGTTAGCTGATTTTGCGAACTTGAGTCTCTTTTAAGAATTGTTCTCTGGCCTTTTCTGAACATGTTTTCATCAGAAGATTGACCACACAAAATAGCTCTGTGCAGCCAACGTTGATTTGCTGGTTTCATCTGGTTTAAGCTGCCACCAAGCCTGGCCAAGCTGGTTTTCAGCTGGTCTTCCAGTCTGCccaaatttgtgttttattggtttAGTTGGTCTTCACtggaaaatgttattgttcaGAATTTGCTCTTACGTAGCTGTGTTACGCTAGTATCAGCCCTCTCAGATCAGATGTTTCTTCTGACCCAGCCCCTTCAAAACCAGCTAACCAGACCAGCCTGACCAGAATGTGACTTTTTGATTGGTTGAATCAGTTAGTTTCAAAAGCATTTCTTTAGAgattgtcattttcatcacaCCTTCAATCATGTCTGGAACAGATTTCAACAGACAAATCAGATGGATTGTTAGCGGTAGAAATGACCCACCTCTCACTGAGGGTGACCTCACCAGCCCTCGGGTGCTTACGGGTCCTTTGGTACCTGGGATTCGAAACTGATTGGGGATGGCTGCGTAGGCGTGGGGAGCGTAAAAGATGGGAGCGCCCAGATAGGCAGCGGACGGGTCGTACATTTGTCCAACAGCGTAAGTGTATTCTCCTTGCAGCAGAGCCGCTCCACGACCTCCCGTGCCTCGGGTGTATCGGACGTAATTGTCTTTATCCACTGGCTTGGCTAGCGTGACCTCAATGGGGGAGCCGTCTATGACCTGAACGAATGTCAGGGGTTTTATTCCAGTAGTACTTTATAACATTTAGACTGGGGTTAGAGTCGGTTGGGTCCTGTTTACCTTTCCGCTCAAAGCATTCATTGCGCTGATTGCGTCTTCCCGCTGGGAGAAATGAACGAAAGCGTAGTCTCTGATCTTCTTCACACGTTCAACGGCTCCTGTGGATGGAAAACAATGAAATCTCAGTTAACAGTCAATGGATTTTGGCCTGGCcaagaatcttttttttcaagCACTCTTGTTCTTCTTGGATAAGCGGACCTGGTTTAATGTCGTTGAACTCTTTCTCGATGGTCTCCTCTGTGGTGGCCAACATCAGGTTACGGACATACAGGATTTTCACTGTGGACATGGTGTCCTCATCTACCTCCACTTCAGGTTCTGCCCAGTCTACAGCGATTGCGTGACCCCACAGCTGAATTCTCCCTACAGAGACAGAGGCAGAGACAGAAAGCAGGTTAGGGTCTTAGATCCTCTGGTCAATGAACTAAAGCACCTTTAGACCGAAAACAATCAATAAGACCTTTAGTCATGTCTGACGATTACATTGAAAAGGGCCTGTGGAGTTTTCAAGCACAGAGCAATGAGTTTGTTATTACTCACGtgctgtcaaatcgattaaacGTGATTGGGAAAAATGTGCATgtataaatttatatataaCTGAAATTTTACTaaccttttttcttttaaatcttaCCTAAATTAATACagtgcatgcatgtgtatgtgtttataaatacaaaataaatttgcacagtacacagatataaattattataaacacaaaactttattctggatgcgattaatcacgattaatcatgGAAGAActcttattttatatatttatgtaaatgtttgatgtattctcacttactgtatatatgaaCCTATACACgccacacacatatattacaaaaacagaaatatttattttgaaatagattaattgtgattaatcttGGAACAGCcctaatgtatatatatatatttatgaatatgtttGATGTTTTCACACATGCATGTATGTACTTACACTGTATATGTACGTGTAAATGTACAACCCACACAcatatatcacaaaaacagaaatatttattttgaaattgatTAATCCTGATTAATCGATTTAACAGCACTGTTAATTTGTTCATTCGTGATGTAATTGTTGTTTTACCTGGCAATAATTTCCTCCGGGCCATTGCAGCAGCTCTATGGCTCTCATACTCCACGAAGGCAAAGCCTCGGTTCTTGGTCTTGTCCGCAGCACTCGGATAAACGATGACGTCCGTGACACCATCTGTCACCTTCTTCATCTCCGCCAGGATCTCTTCCCTCTTTTTGGTTTTGGGAATGCCGCCCACAAACAGTCGACAGTTGTCTACGCTTGCACACACACCCAGAAGTCTCCCATTTCTGAGTCATATTTGGAGATTGTTGGATTATTTTTGGTTCTTTGTTCACTAGATCTTCAGTGCAGACATCGATTTACTCCCACAAAGCTCAGCAGATTTATCCAAAATTGGACCCATCTTGgtgtgtattattaaaaaattggataatctgatatttctttagCTAACACATAAAAGTGTTGAACTTTGAACTAAATTTGTTACTACAAATCTTTATCTGTTTAGCAGAACATAAATTCATTCAGAAAAAAAGTTCGTTTTCTTTCTTGGTCTGACAGTGACTGACCTGATTTCATAGTTGTTAAGTTGCTTCATGGCATTTTTCGCCTCTTGTTTTGTGGTAAAGGTCACAAAGGCGTAACCTCGATTGTTGCCATTGAAATCCATCATCATCCGTACTTCATAAATTTTGCCAAACTGCAAAACATGTtagcattattattttttatgtgacagATTCGTTATAATTCATTAAGGGTAAAACCTTTTAATgggattaaaaaaacaaatgagtgCGTGATTAAAGTCATCCCAGGGCTGATAACAGTGGAGTGAATGTCAACTCTCTTTACTCTCTTACTTTTTCACACAGCGGCACCAGTTCATCCTCAAAAAGATCTCTAGGAAGCTTTCCAACAAAGATCTCACTGCCTCTCTCTGGAGGTTGACCTTCCCAACCAGGAGGTGGACCACCATATCTCCTCTGGCCATTTTCCTGAGCAGAAAACGGGGAAGAATTATggacaaatatctttaaaacataCACTGTAATTTTGTGGTAGCTGGgcttttttctttcaaattacACTTTTCCCCTTGGTTTCTTACGtaaattgcaatattttttcttttattttacgGTTTTGACTGTATTTGACTAAATACGTGAAATtccataaaaaaactttttttaaattacagctTTTTTGAGATCCTActtgaaaaaactgtaaaattacagggtTTTTGTTACAGTGTAAAGATTTCTTTATAAGATGTACTGTTGGTTCACGTAAAGAAAACCCACAACTAACTACACAATCATTTACTGTGGAGCACAAAGATGTTCTCTGCTTTCaataatttaagtgtttttttcccaTCGTCACCCCAATATGGCACCACTTTACTGCACACAAACGGGTTTGACAACCAAACCAAACCCATACAGGTCCAAAATTttggaaaaacatttatattaaccaATCAGATTGCAGGATTAGTGTCAATGGTATGGTTAGGTTTAAGAATTGGGGGGCTTCCAATAAACCTATTACATCCCTTGATCTGAAAGACAACTTATGGATGGGATCAAGGTTATCCTTTATGAAAttgaaccatggttttattatgataaaagtgtgaaaaacatgttcttttgGCAGATtgatacaaaaaacataaattacactaaacattaaaaacgttaATTTGTTTTTGCCATGGTTTAAGGTATAATTTAACACTATATAGTATAccataattttagtttttgcacCGATGACACGTTGTTCCCATCTTAGACTTTTTTACTTTGGTTGAGCTCTTAGGTTTGTTCATGTTGAAATCTTTAATAACAGACGTTTGGTGTCATTCGTGGTACCTGATGTATGTGATATCCCGTGCGCTGGATGAGATCGCGCAGCGCAGCTTCGTTCTGTGTTCCCGTCAGTCCATCCGCACATTTTTGATTGGTTTCCATTGTGAGTGATTATCAGCAATAAATCAGCAGAATTAGGGGTGCTCACTGAAATTCAATCAAAGTTCAAACACACATGAGACATGACAGAGCATTCTTCACGATAACACTCCACCAAATGTTGTTTACAGGGGGTTCAAAGGTAATGAGGGCATATGTTCCAATCTCACAATGTATATAAAGCTTCATGTTATGAACCTTACGTGACACTGATGCTGTTAAGCATCAGGGAAACATTTGATTGACTGGTGTCACGTTTTAGTTTAGTCTCTGAACAAAGTCAGTATGAAGCTTTTAGTATATATTGACTTTTTATCTGGCGAACCAAAGTGGGGAAAGTAACATTTTCTTCACCTCCGGGTCAAGGACTGTGCTGTAATTATTAACTCAAACTACAGAGTCAATGAAAACACTAGACAGTCATTGAGACTCAGTGTTCCTCATAAAAAAAATAGCATCTTTTCCTTTGACCAGAACTCAGGAAAGCGAATTATAAAAGCTTTAATTCTACTGTCACACCAAATGGTCCTAAAGTAAAATTGTATCGCATAGATATTGCACTTAAGgtgataattcaccccaaaatgaaaattctgtcatcatttatctaccatagtaggaagaattaaatggtagtcaaatgtccccgagaactgtttgtttcttcaaaatgttgtgttcaacagaacaaaaaaagattcaatatattttcctactatggtagtcaat includes:
- the asah2 gene encoding neutral ceramidase, whose amino-acid sequence is MARKTVSCRLNGLEISLMVLFLLMTAVSVGLITVLALKLDSEKQEPTIPTVNPPENHFLIGVGRADCTGPVADVPLMGYANTDQTARGLHTRLFSRAFIVDDGSKRVLFVTADVGMVSQRLRLEVLRELKVKYGDLYRQDNVVMSGTHTHSGLAGYFQYTLFMITSSGYIKPSIQAMVNGIVKSVDTAHRNLKPGRIFINKGELIDSNLNRSPHSYLNNPEEERNRYEHNTDKQIVIMKFTDMDGDGMGLLSWFAVHPVSMNYTNRMVSSDNLGYASYAFEKDKNIGFLPGEGPFVAGFSSSNLGDSSPNIRGPVCVNTGEKCDYLNSSCPIGGKKTCIAFGPGEDMFESTRIIGENLSKKAKELYSSASQELHWSVHAAHQWVNMTDETVPFNSTHTGRTCKPALGHSFAAGTTDGGGEFNFVQGDTDGDPFWDGIRDMLLGAPSNETKACHQPKPILVSTGEMNDPLPWHPTIVDVQIITIGSFAVVAVPGEFTTMSGRRIREAVKQELDQGPFTNTEVVVAGLCNIYTHYITTYEEYQIQRYEGASTIFGPHTLSAYIQRYRGLSRAIAQGTTGELPKGPEPPFFDEDKLFNLIKDPVADRAPVNCTFGEVLEQVSPVYKVGEVASVTFVAGNPRHSGDIRDKTLVTVERFHNDMWEIVHTDASWETRFHWIKGLQGVSNATVEWYIPLAAEMGTYRIQHFGHYKQSQENTTIITPYVGTSDAFRVTKSFYYF